The nucleotide sequence TTTTGGCCCTGCTCTGACCGTTTTGGGCGGTTACGGGGCAGGCACAGCCACAGCCCTTCGGCCCCAACCACTGCTTGTTTCAGCCCCACTGGTTCCGTCGTTTTTCTCGATGGATTTCATTTGGCTGTGCCTGACTTTAGGCTGTGCTGAAAGCCACGCTGTGAGGTGTTTACGCACTCTAAACCGTCGTGCTTGGGCAGTAGGGCCATTTAGGCGGTGCACGCCGCTTCTCCAGCAATACATAGCTGCGCTGCTAAGCTGCGCGGGATTTCGCTTGCCACTTCACTTTACTTTCATATGAAATTATCTACTCTTGGGGCGGTGCCCATTGCCTTACTGAGCCTGGCTAGCACGGGTTTGGCCCAAAATGCCCCAACGCAAACTGTGACAGGCACCATCCTCGATGCCACTGACCGCAGCCCGATACCGGGTGTAACGGTGGTGGTGAAAGGCACTACGGCAGGCGCTTCCACTGACTCCAACGGGCAATTCACGCTGGCGCTGCCTGCCGGTAATAACACGTTGGTAGTTAGCGCTGTGGGCTACGTAAGCCAGACGATAAATGCCACGTCGGGCACCGTAAGTATTGCCTTGAAGTCCGACGTGAAGCAGCTCTCGGAGGTGGTCGTGACGGGGTACAGCGAGCAGAACCGCAAAACCCTGACCAGCGCCATCAGCTCGGTGAAGGGCGACGACTTGCGCGACATACCGGCGGCCAGCCCCGACCAGTTGTTGCAGGGCAAGGCGCCCGGTGTGCAGGTGTCGGCCAACTCGGGCGTGCCGGGCGGGGGCGTGTTTATCCGCATCCGGGGCAGCAACTCGGTGAATGCCAGCAACGACCCGCTGTACGTGGTGGATGGCGTGTTCATCAACAACAGCAACCTGATTGCTACGGGCCTCGGCCAACAAGTGGCCTCTAACCCGCTGGCCGACCTGAACCCGCAGGACATCGAGAGCATGGAAATCCTGAAGGATGCCAACGCTACGGCCATTTATGGCTCGCGCGGGGCCAACGGGGTGGTGCTCATCCGGACCAAGCGTGGCAAAGCCGGCGACAAAACGCGCATCACCTTCAACACCTACCACGCTCTTTCCAAAGCCCCGAAAGAATTCAAGCTGGTAACCGGGCCGGAGCTGGCGACGCTGGAAAACGAGCGGTTTTTGAATGATGGTGGCAACCCCGCGCAGCTGCCGTACCGCTCGGTGGCGGCGGGGGGGCGTGGCCTGCCGGAAGAGCAGCAAACCTACGACCGGCTCTCCGACGTGTTTCGGACGGCCCAAACCCAGAGCTATGAGTTGTCGGCGGCTGGGGGCTCCGAGAAAACGCAGTTCTACATCGGGGCGGGCTATTTCAAGCAGGAAGCCATTGCCCGGCCCACCGATTTCGACCGGTTCAGCTTGCGCGTCAACCTTGACAACTCGGTGAACGACAAGCTACGCATCGGCACCAGCACCGCCCTGACGCGCACGCACCGCAACGTAAGCAGCAACGACAACAACCCGGTGGGCGTCATCAACTCGGCCCTGTATCCGCGCACCAACCTGCCGGTGTACAACCCCGATGGCTCATACGCCAAGTACGGTTCCTTCGACAACCACCAGGCCCTGATTGACAACCTCAACAACGATGCGGTGGGCACCCGCGGCATCTCGAACCTGTATGGCGAGTACCGCTTCCTCAAGAACCTGACCTTGCGCAGTAGTTGGAGCATCGACTTCAACGAGATGTACGAAAACAACTTCAACAACACGCTGATTTTGGCCGGGCAGCCGCGCGGCACCGCCACCTCCTACCTCTCGCGCGACATCACCTTGCTCAACGAACAGACCTTGAACTACAACGTGGACTTCGGGGACAACCACTCGTTGCAGGCGCTGGTGGGGAACACCATCCAGAAAAACACGTTTCAGCGCACCTCTCTGTTTGGGCAGCAGTTCCCCAGCAACGACCTAACCAGCATTGCGTCGGCGGCCACCCAAACAGGTTCGTCGGAGCGTTCGGAGGCAGGGCTGCTGTCGTTTTTCGGCAAGGCGACGTACAGCTTCAAGCAGCGCTACACCGCCGATTTCAGCTTGCGGGCTGATGCCTCGTCGCGCTTCGGGGCCGACAAGCGCTGGGGCTATTTTCCCGCGGTAGGACTGGGCTGGCGCCTGGGGGAAGAGAACTTCATCAAGGACCTGGACGTGTTCCAGGAACTGAAGCTGCGGGCCAGCGTGGGCAAAACCGGCAACCAAGCCGGCATCAGCGACTTTGCGGCTCTGGGGCTCGTACAGGGCGGGGCCAACTACCTCGACCTGCCGGGCACTACCCCATTGCGGCTGGCCAACCCCAACCTGAGCTGGGAATCGACGCGGCAGTGGAACGTGGGCTTGGACGCCGCCGTGCTGCAAAACCGCTTGCAATTGGAGCTGAACTACTACGACAAGTACACCTCGGGCTTGCTCCTGAACGTGCCGGTGCCGCGCAAAACAGGCTTCGCGTCTGTGGTGGAGAATTACGGCGCTGTGAGCAACAAAGGTGTGGAAGTGCAGCTGACAGCCAACTGGTTGCCCCAGGGCGCGGTGCAGTGGAGCACCACCTTCAACCTGGCCCGCAACGTGAACCGCATCGAGAAACTGGCCGCCCCCATTACGGCCGGCTCGCGCGACATCTTCCGGCTGGAAGAAGGCGCCCCGCTTTACTCGTTCTGGCTCTACCACCAAA is from Hymenobacter tibetensis and encodes:
- a CDS encoding SusC/RagA family TonB-linked outer membrane protein; amino-acid sequence: MKLSTLGAVPIALLSLASTGLAQNAPTQTVTGTILDATDRSPIPGVTVVVKGTTAGASTDSNGQFTLALPAGNNTLVVSAVGYVSQTINATSGTVSIALKSDVKQLSEVVVTGYSEQNRKTLTSAISSVKGDDLRDIPAASPDQLLQGKAPGVQVSANSGVPGGGVFIRIRGSNSVNASNDPLYVVDGVFINNSNLIATGLGQQVASNPLADLNPQDIESMEILKDANATAIYGSRGANGVVLIRTKRGKAGDKTRITFNTYHALSKAPKEFKLVTGPELATLENERFLNDGGNPAQLPYRSVAAGGRGLPEEQQTYDRLSDVFRTAQTQSYELSAAGGSEKTQFYIGAGYFKQEAIARPTDFDRFSLRVNLDNSVNDKLRIGTSTALTRTHRNVSSNDNNPVGVINSALYPRTNLPVYNPDGSYAKYGSFDNHQALIDNLNNDAVGTRGISNLYGEYRFLKNLTLRSSWSIDFNEMYENNFNNTLILAGQPRGTATSYLSRDITLLNEQTLNYNVDFGDNHSLQALVGNTIQKNTFQRTSLFGQQFPSNDLTSIASAATQTGSSERSEAGLLSFFGKATYSFKQRYTADFSLRADASSRFGADKRWGYFPAVGLGWRLGEENFIKDLDVFQELKLRASVGKTGNQAGISDFAALGLVQGGANYLDLPGTTPLRLANPNLSWESTRQWNVGLDAAVLQNRLQLELNYYDKYTSGLLLNVPVPRKTGFASVVENYGAVSNKGVEVQLTANWLPQGAVQWSTTFNLARNVNRIEKLAAPITAGSRDIFRLEEGAPLYSFWLYHQTGVNPENGNAEYEDVNGDGQLSVADRKLVGNAWPDYFGGVSNSVSYKGFDFGFLLNFEQGAKIMNMNRFFLVHGGTQSNIGYLREQLDRWQQPGDVTDVPRLTTNAASNNYGGVVQNLSDRYLEDGSFLRLRTLTLGYTVPKEVVGRAHLNSLRVYVQAANLFTITPYSGLDPEINSQSGVQNSKNIDWATVPQPRTFQVGVTVGL